The proteins below come from a single Necator americanus strain Aroian chromosome V, whole genome shotgun sequence genomic window:
- a CDS encoding hypothetical protein (NECATOR_CHRV.G18053.T1), with the protein MQLKIVLAFIMLSAVVAYPYQILPWQEAKKTWNKIVNRNLKVMAKSMSSTLLGVKEGQRGGVEEEEYMRLRDEGDAKLVDR; encoded by the exons atgcaACTAAAAATTGTGTTAGCATTCATTATGCTTTCGGCTGTGGTCGCCTATCCATATCAAATTCTACCTTGGCAAGAAGCAAAGAAGACATGGAATAAGATCGTGAATCGAAATTTAAAAGTGATGGCTAAATCGA TGAGCTCTACCCTACTTGGCGTAAAGGAAGGTCAACGAGGCGGcgtggaggaggaggaataTATGCGGTTGCGTGACGAAGGAGATGCTAAGCTAGTTGATCGATAG
- a CDS encoding hypothetical protein (NECATOR_CHRV.G18052.T1) yields MGSDPLLDLRRRGDRPTNAIEAAEDIIIEMSSWLGSLPSLLRVNPGFCWLPALRIVVAEPASYALTQLMWNAAYHRRMSVPQLFNSVLSVWYVLLSTGVLIMVTVVEESVVRQDVTKRSFGHSRSSMSASYDFKGKKALVTGASKGIGCAIAAALSQAGAKVVALARDKEKLEELRKNHSNISIVVGDVTSSESSLRALLAPYQPFDILINNAGTGFVEPCHSLTEDAITKQLDVNLKAPIILTKIVTSEMIRNSVRGAVVNISSQASMRPLEHHTVYSNKTDVSHSPEEWLAEVALKEQYSSSSI; encoded by the exons aTGTCATCTTGGCTCGGATCTCTACCCTCACTCCTTCGTGTCAATCCAGGTTTCTGTTGGCTACCTGCACTGCGAATAGTCGTTGCAGAACCGGCAAG CTATGCATTGACACAACTCATGTGGAATGCTGCTTACCACCGCCGGATGAGTGTCCCACAACTGTTCAACTCGGTTTTAAGTGTGTG GTACGTTCTCCTGTCAACTGGTGTACTCATAATGGTGACTGTGGTGGAAGAAAGTGTTGTCCGACAGGAT GTCACTAAACGATCATTTGGTCATTCACGCTCCTCAATGTCTGCATCTTACGACTTTAAGGGGAAGAAAGCTCTTGTCACTGGTGCAAGTAAAG GTATTGGTTGTGCCATAGCGGCTGCGCTTTCACAAGCCGGTGCAAAGGTGGTTGCCCTAGCCAGAGATAAGGAAAAGTTGGAAGAATTACGCAAGAAT CACAGCAACATTAGCATAGTGGTAGGTGATGTGACGTCATCAGAATCGTCCCTCCGAGCACTATTAGCTCCATATCAACCGTTCGATATTTTGATCAACAATGCTGGAACAGGTTTTGTCGAACCATGTCATAGTCTAACTGAAGATGCAATAACGAA GCAGTTGGACGTGAATTTGAAGGCGCCCATTATTCTCACTAAGATTGTGACATCGGAAATGATCCGAAACTCTGTACGTGGAGCCGTTGTTAACATTTCATCGCAAGCATCAATGAGACCACTGGAACATCACACTGTGTACT CGAACAAGACAGATGTCTCGCATTCTCCTGAGGAATGGCTCGCTGAGGTCGCGCTGAAAGAGCAGTATTCTAGTTCTTCCATCTAG
- a CDS encoding hypothetical protein (NECATOR_CHRV.G18052.T3) — MSASYDFKGKKALVTGASKGIGCAIAAALSQAGAKVVALARDKEKLEELRKNHSNISIVVGDVTSSESSLRALLAPYQPFDILINNAGTGFVEPCHSLTEDAITKQLDVNLKAPIILTKIVTSEMIRNSVRGAVVNISSQASMRPLEHHTVYCASKAGLDMAARCFAKELGQYGIRVNCVNPTVVMTELGKMAWSDPNKSEPLLSQMPISRFAEIEEVVNAVMFLLSDAASMTTGMALPVDGGFTQM, encoded by the exons ATGTCTGCATCTTACGACTTTAAGGGGAAGAAAGCTCTTGTCACTGGTGCAAGTAAAG GTATTGGTTGTGCCATAGCGGCTGCGCTTTCACAAGCCGGTGCAAAGGTGGTTGCCCTAGCCAGAGATAAGGAAAAGTTGGAAGAATTACGCAAGAAT CACAGCAACATTAGCATAGTGGTAGGTGATGTGACGTCATCAGAATCGTCCCTCCGAGCACTATTAGCTCCATATCAACCGTTCGATATTTTGATCAACAATGCTGGAACAGGTTTTGTCGAACCATGTCATAGTCTAACTGAAGATGCAATAACGAA GCAGTTGGACGTGAATTTGAAGGCGCCCATTATTCTCACTAAGATTGTGACATCGGAAATGATCCGAAACTCTGTACGTGGAGCCGTTGTTAACATTTCATCGCAAGCATCAATGAGACCACTGGAACATCACACTGTGTACT GTGCAAGCAAGGCTGGACTTGACATGGCGGCACGATGTTTTGCTAAGGAGTTGGGGCAATACGGTATTCGAGTTAACTGCGTAAATCCAACCGTGGTCATGACCGAATTGGGAAAGATG GCGTGGAGTGACCCAAACAAATCCGAACCGCTTCTTTCGCAAATGCCCATAAGCAGATTCGCAG aaattgaagaagttgTAAATGCGGTCATGTTTCTACTCAGTGATGCTGCGTCAATGACAACTGGAATGGCCTTACCAGTGGATGGCGGCTTCACCCAAATGTAA
- a CDS encoding hypothetical protein (NECATOR_CHRV.G18054.T1) yields MLKYLRENGESTLASFMGNTWESKREDRQTPPTTHCPYYELEEDRKIMKERGLEEGRYRLQQHHKAHTSAVNKYCGQQQLVTVFGPGTWEVKENGNSYRVEESYCPCDKDMS; encoded by the exons ATGTTGAAGTATCTTCGTGAAAATGGTGAAAGCACGCTCGCGTCATTCATGGGAAACACATG GGAAAGCAAACGTGAGGATAGACAGACTCCTCCAACTACTCATTGCCCTTACTACGAGTTGGAAGAGGACCGGAAGATTATG AAGGAGAGAGGACTGGAGGAAGGAAGGTACAGGCTCCAGCAACATCACAAGGCGCACACGTCGGCTGTCAACAAATATTGCGGGCAGCAGCAACTTGTCACTGTTTTTGGTCCTGGAACCTGGGAAGTGAAAGAGAACGGAAACTCATATCGCGTGGAAGAATCCTATTGTCCATGCGACAAGGACATGTCGTAA
- a CDS encoding hypothetical protein (NECATOR_CHRV.G18055.T1): MDMTLNIAMNECQVCGMAKNRMERHLVDVHGYSQSQISEFKAQKKSRRIAVSGKPIYNCEFCDVRFNSAGGLSCHRGTKHADEYSPRVITCPICRETVKNHRQLAEHAHQQHTNDADDFVVETINF; encoded by the exons ATGGATATGACCCTCAA TATTGCCATGAATGAATGCCAGGTCTGTGGCATGGCTAAAAATAGAATGGAGAGGCACCTTGTTGATGTCCATGGATATTCGCAAAGCCAAATTTCGGAATTCAAGGCACAAAAGAAGAGCCGGAGAATTGCTGTATCGGGGAAGCCTATTTATAACTGCGAATTCTGTGATGTGAGATTCAACAGCGCGGGTGGGCTGAGCTGTCATAGAGGAACAAAACATGCCGACGAATATTCACCTCGAGTTATCACGTGCCCCATATGCAGAGAAACGGTTAAA AATCACCGTCAGCTCGCAGAGCATGCTCATCAGCAGCATACCAACGACGCAGACGATTTCGTGGTCGAGACCATCAACTTCTAA
- a CDS encoding hypothetical protein (NECATOR_CHRV.G18052.T2), with protein MVRTIIRMRQQRMAEGASKAGLDMAARCFAKELGQYGIRVNCVNPTVVMTELGKMAWSDPNKSEPLLSQMPISRFAEIEEVVNAVMFLLSDAASMTTGMALPVDGGFTQM; from the exons ATGGTTCGCACGATCATACgcatgcgacaacaaaggatggCAGAAG GTGCAAGCAAGGCTGGACTTGACATGGCGGCACGATGTTTTGCTAAGGAGTTGGGGCAATACGGTATTCGAGTTAACTGCGTAAATCCAACCGTGGTCATGACCGAATTGGGAAAGATG GCGTGGAGTGACCCAAACAAATCCGAACCGCTTCTTTCGCAAATGCCCATAAGCAGATTCGCAG aaattgaagaagttgTAAATGCGGTCATGTTTCTACTCAGTGATGCTGCGTCAATGACAACTGGAATGGCCTTACCAGTGGATGGCGGCTTCACCCAAATGTAA